In the genome of Pontibacter actiniarum, the window ACTCATTTATACCTTGGGATTATACTTTTCTGCTTCATTCGCTTTAGCTTAGTGCAGGAGCCGGCAAAGTATAACTAGGCCGGGCTGCCGCACCGTATACTTAATTTAACCTGGTACACCTAGCTTTGTTGCGCAGGCAACGGGGCTGCTGTACTTTAAAACGATACAGATACATGGAAATAGCAACATTCGGCAACGGGTGCTTCTGGTGTACAGAAGCCATCTTTCAGGATTTGAACGGGGTGGAGAAGGTGGTTTCGGGCTATGCCGGTGGCCAGGTAGAGGACCCTACTTACAAGCAGGTGTGCTCCGGCTCCACAGGGCATGCAGAGGTACTCCAGATTTCCTACGACCCGCAGGTTATCAGCTATGCGGAGCTGCTGGAGATCTTCTGGAAGACCCACGACCCTACCACGCTCAACCGCCAGGGGAACGATGTGGGGACGCAGTACCGCTCCGTTATCTTCTACCATAACGAGGAGCAAAAGCAACTGGCCGAGAAGTACAAGCAGGAACTGGATGCCTCCGGTGCCTTCCCCGATCCCATCGTGACGACCATAGAGCCGATGACCAAGTTCTGGCCAGCCGAAAACTATCACCAGAACTACTTTAACACGCACGGCGAGGAGCCCTACTGCCGGTTTCTGATTCGCCCGAAAGTGGAGAAGTTCAGACAGGTGTTTAAGCACAAGCTAAAGGCTGAGCACAGCGGCAGCTAGCGCTGCCGCCGCTGTACTGTTTTACCCCTGTGGCAGCACCGGGAGCGGTACTTTGTTTGCTGCCAGGTTGGCGCCCGCTGGAGGCACAGGCTGTTGCTTTAACTCCAGCGGCCCTGCACAAGTATAACCCGGGCAAAACTCCGACTAACTTCTGATATCCCTTGCGCACCTACTTCAAGAAACGCTACAACAGCTTTAAGTTTGCCTTCCAGGGCCTTGTCTCCGCCGTCAGGTCAGAGCCGCACATGCGCCTGCACCTGCTTTCGGCAGTCGGTGTGGCGGCGGCCGGCTTTGCCTTCGGCATCACCAAAACGGAGTGGTGCCTGGTGGTGGGGTGCATCGGGCTGGTGGTAACGGCAGAGGTGCTCAACACGGCCATCGAAACGGTGGTGAACCTGGTGTCCCCGGAGTTTCACCCGCTGGCAGGCAGGGCAAAGGACCTGGCAGCCGCTGCCGTGCTGATAGCCGCTATTGCGGCGGCAATTGTAGGCCTCATCGTTTTCCTGCCTTACGTTCTGTCTTTTGCCGAACTGTACTTCGGGGCCGAAACCACAGTGTAACGGTTAAGCGGCGACAGTACTGGTCGGGAGAAAAAGATGTTTTAAACCTCAAATTGCCTAAATTGCACCCGTATGAACAAAGAGCAACAGGCACCCTCCTTCAGAAGCAGCCTCTGGGCAGTAGCCTTTAGTGCCTGCCTGGCTGTAGCGGGTTGCAAACCTGCCGACACAACGGCAAGCACCGCCACTGCTGCACAGGCACACCCGGACTGGCTAACCAAGCTGATCGGGGAGCTGGAGCTGGAGATGCCAGCCAATCCGCCGGCCAGAATTTACAGCTATACTTATAACGGCCAGCAAGTATACTTCCTCACCGGCAGGTGCTGCGATGTGCCCAGCAAGCTGTACGATGCCCAAGGCAACGTGCTGTGCGAGCCGGACGGAGGCATAACGGGTAGGGGAGACGGCCGCTGCACCGATTTTTTTGAGCAACGCCAGAATGAAACCATAGTTTGGGAAGATAAAAGAAAAAGCTAACACACATGACCGGAAACGACGTACTGAAGAACCTATCAGAATATAACATCTGGGCAAACAAAACCATGCTGGATGTATTCAGCAGCCTGCCTGAGGTACCTGCCAACGCGCTGCGCCTGCAAAGCCACGCCCTAAACGCGCAGGCCATCTGGATTGCTCGCATTACCGGCACCGAAAGCCCTGTGAAAGTATGGCAGGAGCACAACCTGGAGGAGCTGAAGAAACTGCACGAAAGTGCTTCCTACAGAATCGCGGAGCTGGTGGCCAACGCAGACGAAGCAGAGTTCAACCGCCTCATCGACTACACTAACAGCCAGGGGCACAAGTACAGCACGCGCGTACTCGATATCCTGACGCACGCCTTTAACCACGCCACCTACCACCGCGCACAGGTTGCCACCGACCTGCGCAAAAACGGCCATACCCCTCCCAACACAGATTACGTTACCTACGTGCGTGAGCTGATGGGCCAGGTATACTAGGTATTTGACGAAAGAACTCCTTGATGAAGGAGAAAGGACAAAAGAGAAAAATAAAAGAGGGCTCTTCTTTGAGAAGAGCCCTCTTTTATTTTATGGCAGAATTTCAACGTGTTCTACAAAGCCAAGTTTCTTTGTCTATTAGTCCTTTGCCAAAGGCACTACTCCTGTGGCAGCTCCACCACGCCTAAGTCTTTGATCTGGTCCTGCGACACGCTTACGTTCTCCACCGTTTTGTTGTGCAGGTCGCCCTCGGTGTAGAACTTAACGGTATACGTACCCGCCGGAACGCCCTTGATCAGGAAATCGCCGTTTTCGTTGGCGTACCCGCCGATGGTGTCGTTGGCAGCTGAGATAACGTAGATGCCGGGCTTGTATGCAGCAGGGGTTACCTGGCCTTTAATGCCTCCGGCAATCGCCTTGGTAATGGTGCGTACCACCGGCTTCAGGTTATAGCCACCGTTGCCCTTCGGCACCACAGATTTGGCTGCATCAAAGTCGAGCAGCACCATGTAGGTTACATCATCCTCCAGGTCGGCATTCAGTTGCAGCTTTACGCCTGAGGTTTGGCCGCTTGGTGTTTTCAGCTTCACCTCCGTGCCGTCTTTCAGCACCACAGAGTTATCGTCGCCAAGTATAAGCCGGATCTGGGAAATGCGGCCCACAGGCAGCTCTGCACTGGCTAGCAGCGTGTCGCGGCCGTTGGCAAAGTCCAGCAGGTTGTATACCCCCGGGTGAATCTCATCCAGCGTTATCCAGCCGTTTTCCTCATCGCCATCGCCTTTGTGCACCTGCACCGATTCGATCTCAACGTTAACCTTGGCATAGTCGCCCGGCGCGTCGGTCATGCGTACTTCCATACGGGCTGTGCCGTCGCTATCACTGTCGCTGTCGCAAGAGCTGAACCCCATCAGCCCGCTCAGCAGCAAAGGGAAAAAATACTTTTTCTTCATAAGTAATTGCACTAGTTAAACACACTATGCTTAAAGGAAAGCTCCTTTTACAGACCTAAACGGAGGAAAGTTGCACTTTAATATATAGTGAACAAAAAATAAACCCCAGCAGAAGAAATTCTTCTGCTGGGGTCAGGGCAACGCCCGCAGGCAGGGCAGGCTTGCGGGTGTCGCCTATTGATTTTTAGTTGTGTCCGGCTGCGCGGCAGGTTTGGTCAGGCCCTTCAGAAAGCCCCCCACTTTATCGGCGGCCTGTTTCTTTATCTGCTGCTCTGCCTCCAGGCGCTTCTTCTCCAGCTCTTGACGCGCCCTCTGCTCTGCCTCCAGCTTCTTTCGGTTCAGCTCGGCCTGCACGCTATCCTGCAGCTGCTGCTTCCGCTCTGCCGCCTCCTGCTTCACCACGTTCAGTTTGTCTTCTACCACCGTCTTCACAATGTCGGTTGCCTTTTCTTTTACAGAGCCGCCAGCCAGGGATATTCTAGGGTTGCTGTAGGTTCCCTCCACGTTCAGCTTCAGGGTAACGCGCTCAGTGTTACCCAGGCTCTGGCCGCCCAGCAGGTTCGTTAAGCTGGCATTCAGTTGCTGGCCTACCTTTCCGGTCGGCACGTTTAGCGCGGTTACATAGTCTATGCTGCCGTCTGCCGCCGTGCTGCCGCCCACCGTCATACCCATGTTTCCGACGTTCATGTCAAAAGGCTTCACCACCAGCTTTCCGTCCACAATCTCCGCGTCTATCACCTTGTTCTCCACCACAAAGCTGCGGAGCTCTTCAAAGTTGGTCAGGTTGCTGATCTTCTCTACAATCGGCACATCGCGCACAGCGGCCCGCAGCACCTTAATAACACCGGTACCGTCCAAGGTCTGGAAGACCGGCACCATGTCTTGCCCAAGCTCACCGGCAAAGGCAAAGTTGGTAGAGAACTTACCCTCCAGCACTTTGGCGATAGGAGCGAAGGCCTGCACCGTGTTAAAGGCGCTGAAAGCCTCTTTAAACCCGAGGTTCTGGATATCCAGCTTCATGTCGAAAAGCGGGCGCAGCAGGTCCTGCGTGTTATAGCTTCCGCTGGTGGCAAAGGTACCGCCCAGCGTATTGAAGGTTACTTTATTCAGCCTGGCCACCTTGTCCTTCACCTGCACCTGGCCGCTCACGTTGTTGAGCTTGAGGTTAGAGTACAGCACCTGCTTGGCATCGATATTCATGGTCACGTCCATGTTGGCAGGCACCTCCACCACACCTTCTGTAGATGCATCCGCAGGGGCTCCCTCATCATCCACCATCCATTCGTTCACATCGAAGCGGTTGGAGCTGATGTTGAAGTTGCCGCGCAGCGACTGGTTATCGGCCAGGGCATAGCCCAGGTAGTTCGACACAGAGCCGCTAGCCGCGAAATCGCTCTTGCCCAGGTAGCCGTTCATGTTCTGCAGGTTAATGCGCTCGTTGTTAAAGTTGGCGTTGGCGCTGGAGATCTTCATCCCCTGCGGCAGCTCCTCGCTCACGAAGTGGAGGTCATTGATGGCCATGGTACCGTTTGCCGTGATGTTGTTGTACTTCTCAGCCTCCACATCGCTCAACTTACCTTTCGCAGCGATGTCGGCTTTAATACGGCCGGACACCGTCATGCCTTCCTGCGGGAAGATCTTCGTTAGCTTTGTCAGGTCCAGGATACCCTTGATGCGGCCGTCGAAAGCAGGTTTGTCTACCCCCACAATCAACATACGGCCCTCCAGCGGCTCCCCATCCAGGCTCATGTTAAAGCGCTCCACGTTGATGCGGGTGTCGTCGGTGTTGCCGGTGGTGTTAACCACATTGGTTACCATGTTCAGGTTCTGAATAGGCGCCGGAAAATCTTTGGACTTGATGTAGCCGTTGATCAGGTTCAGGTCCGCGTCGATGACCGGCATGCGCGATTCGGAGTAGGTGCCTTTGGCGTCTGCATCCACTTTCAGCAGTCCGCGCAGCGTCAAGCCCTCAATCGGGTACACCTTCGTCAGTTCGGCCAGGTCCACGTTGGCCTTCACGTTGCCGTCCACCTGCATCACATCCAGGCCATTGATCAGGACCCTGGCATCGATCGGGTTCTTGCCCAGATCCACGTGGAACTGGCGCACGGCGATGTTGGTGTTTTGCGGTGTGCCGTCTTTGCTCACCACACTCATATCCACGTTAATGTTGCGGGCCGCCTCCGGCAGGTCCGGGTACTTGAACATACCCTCCGCTATCTTCAGGTCCACACCATAGCCGGGCATCAGGGTGTCGATCATGCGGCCCTTCAAGAAGCCGTCGAAGCTCAGCTTGCCCGCTGTTTTAATATCCTCAAACTGCTCACTGTACATACCCGGCACCACCGACAGCACATTTCGGAAATCTGTTTCGGTAGCGCTGAAGGTCAGGTCAAAGTCAATGGCCTCCTCCGGCATCAGGATAGTACCGTCGAACTTAAACGGAAAGGCATTTACCCGGATGTTGTTGTCCTTGAAAGTATAAAGCGATTTCTCCAGGTCTATGGCCATGGTCACATCGGCGTCCAGCTTGGCGTTCTCGAGGTAGTTCACCCCGTCAAAGGTCACCGTCACGCGGTCTGAGGTCGTCTCCGACACCATGTCGAACACATCCTGCTCAAAGTCACCGCTGCCGGTATGCTGCACGTTGTAGGCGGCAAAGCCAAACGGAATGCTCAGGTCGTCGTAAAAGATGGTGCCGTTGTTGACCTCCCAGCCTTTAATGGCCATGTTGAAGTCTGAGGCGGCGGTATCAGCCGCTGTAGCGGCCGTGGTGTCTTCTATAAAGATATCCCAGTTGGCCTTGCCGCTTTTCAGCACCAGGAGCCGGATTACGGGCTCTTCCAGTTCGATGGAGTTTACCTTTACCTCATCCCCGAAAACGCTGAAAAGGTTTAGCCCCATGCGGAAGGAGGGGATCTTGGCCAGCGTGTCGGTAGCGAAGGAATCCTGCCCTATCACCGTGAGGTTCTCCACGCCCAGCGAAAGGTTCGGGAAGTTGCGCAGCAGCGAGAGGCTCACATCTTCTGTTTTGTATAAAACTTTGGCATTGATATTTTTTGCGATCTCTTTGTCTAGGGCCTGCTTGATTTTATCTTTGAAAAGAAGCGGCACCAGCGCCGCTGCGGCAAACAGCAGGGCCAGGAAGATAAAAAAGCCTATGACTACTTTTTTCATGTTTTGTGGCAGTAGTTTGGGTGTTGAAATTGATACTATAGCTAAACTAGTTAATTTATAGCTAAAACCGTGCTAATTACGTTTAGCTTTTAATTTGTACATACTTTAACTGTAGCGCGAAGAATAGATTGCACAGCATGGGCAGAGGTTTAAAGAAATTATTTTTGTTGTACATCGCCTGCCTGAGCGCCTGCTGTGCCGCCGCGCAGGATGTGCAGTATACGCAGCAGTACGCAAACCGCCTGTACCTGAACCCCGCCTTTGCCGGCATCAACAGTGGCTGGAGCGTAGCGCTCTCGCACCGGAAGCAGTGGCCCGCCCTCAACGGCTCCTTCATCACCAACTCCCTTGCGGCAGACCTCCGCATACCTGATTCGAAAAGTGCAATTAGCCTACTGCTGCAGCAGGACCGCACCGGCATCGGAGGACTACAAAAACTACAGGGCAGCCTCGCCTACGCCTACCATACGAACATCAGCAGCAGTTGGTCGGCCTCCGCGGGCCTGCAGGCAAGCGTGGCGTCGCTCCGGGTAAACTACGGCAACCTGGTCTTCGGCGATCAGCTTTCCGACAACGGCATGGTGGCCGTAACCTCGGCAGAAGTAAATCAGTTTCAGCCAAATACTTATGTGGATTTCACGGTAGGCGGCCTCGTGTACTCCGACCAGTTCTGGGCCGGCCTAACGGCGGCACACCTGAACAAACCCTCCTACGGCTTCGGTGAGCAAACGGAGCTGCCCCTGCGCTTTACGGCCATTGCAGGCTATAAATTTTACGCCAGGTCATACGTAGAGCAGGGAAATCTGTTTGAACTGAGCTTTTCTCCCACCGCCACCTACATACATCAGCAAAGTTCTAAAAGATTAGATTTAGGGCTGTATACTAATTACACACCGCTTACGTTAGGTTTTATATACAAAGGAGTACCCGTCATCGGGGGAACTAACCAAGACCAATCCTTGTCAGTAATAGCAGGCCTGCAGCTAAAGCAGCTAAAGGTGGGCTTTAGCCATGATGTTGGCCTGAAAGGGTTGAGCAGGGAAGTAGGCGGAACAAACGAAATTTCACTCATTTTTGAACGCAGGGCTATTAACAATTTGTTTAGAAGCCGCTTAAGCGACAAATTTAACAGAAACATTGTTTGTCCGGCATTCTAATATTATTTATAATTGCACATTAATCTACGTTACAAGAACCTTATCTTAATTGGTTACTATTTTATGAAGTTAATCAAGTATTTATCGGCTGCGGTTGTGGGGGGCTTCCTGTTGACCGCCTGCTCAAAGGGCGGCCAACCGACAAGCACAAACCCAGGAGACTATAGCTCTGCCACCGGCGCTGAGTATGGCGAGGACGAAGAGGCTTTCGATGTTGCCGACTATGCTGAGTTTCCGCAGGGGCCGGGCCTGATCTTTATTGAAGGTGGCCGTACGGTGCTGGGCTCTATGGAAGAGGATATTGCCATGACCCGCGACAACGTGGAGCGTACGGTAACGGTAGCCTCGTTCTATATGGACGAAACCGAGGTAGCAAACATTCACTGGCTGGAGTACCTGCACGACCTGAAGCGTGACTCTCTGCCAGAAGTATACCAGGCGGCTTTGCCAGACACAACTGTGTGGTCTCGCCAACTGTCTTTCAACGACCCTTACGTAACGTACTACCTACGCTACCCAGGCTTCCGCTTCTTCCCTGTAGTGGGTGTGAGCTGGCTGCAGGCAAACGACTTCTGCGTATGGCGTACGGCTAAAGTAAACGAAAACCTTGCTAAAGAGGCCACTGGCGGTGGTGGCAGAAGAGGCCTGTTTGGCCGCGGTGGCGGCGACGAAGCGGTAGAAGGCGAAAAGCCGTCTATCGAGTCTGGCTATGTACTGCCGAACTACCGTCTCCCAACAGAGGCAGAGTGGGAGTACGCTGCACAGGCCATGATCGGTACGCAGTACTCTGAAGACGAAAACCAGAACAACCGCCGCCTGTACCCATGGGATGGCCACCAGGTGCGTAACCCGTATGGCAAAGAGATGGGTAAGTTTATGGCTAACTTCAAGCGTGGCCGCGGTGACTATGCCGGTATCGCCGGTTCCCTCAACGACGGTGCGATGATCACGGATTATATCTACGCTTACCCGCCAAACGACTTTGGTCTGTATAACATGGCCGGCAACGTAAACGAGTGGGTACAGGACGTTTACCGCCCGCTTTCTTACCAGGACGTAGAAGACCTGAACCCTTTCCGCCGCGATGGCTACCTGGACGAGTCCAACAACTACGACTCCAGCGAAGGCTACCATTCTTTGGTTAACGATGAGGTTCGCGTGTACAAAGGAGGTTCTTGGAAAGACGTAGCATACTGGTTGTCTCCGGGCACACGCCGCTTCATGGCGCAGGACTCGTCTACCGCTACTATCGGTTTCCGTTGCGCCATGATCAACGCAGGCTCAAACAGATAGAACCACAGTAACATACTATACAAAAAGCCCGGAAGCAGTTCCGGGCTTTTTACATTTATACAATACATGAGCAAGAACACACAAGGGCATAAAATCATCTTCCGCTTCCACAGCGACTTGTTTGGCAAAGAAATCACCGAAACGCTTTGGGCACTGGAGGTGGACGCCAGCCAAAATCTCTACCAGATAGACAGCATCCCGACGTTTGCGCCACTTATAGCCACCGAGGATGTTGTGCGCGCTGAGTTTGACGCCATGGAGGAGGGCCTGCTTTACAAGGAAACAGTAACCCCGTCGGGCAACTCCACCATACAGGTTATCCGCCAGAACGAAGACACGCCCCTGCTGGACCTGCGCAAACGCTTTGCGGAGCTAGGCTGCGTGTCAGAAGAGGTGAACGAAGACTTTTTTGTGCTGGAGGTGCCAATGAACGTGAATTACGCCGTTGTGAAGGAAGTGCTGGATGAGTTGGAGGAGCAGGAAGAGGTAGAGTATGCAGAGCCATCGCTTTCTGATGTGCACCGCGAGCAAACAGGCGGATAAGCATAGGAACCGCCTCTGGTGCAAGCGTCCGCTCGTGCCGCTTACCGCTGTGGTGAAAGTATACCTGCTCGGATGCAGCAACGGCTGTTGTGGCTTGTGTAAAAGCCATTTGCGAAGGCATAAACGTACGAGCATGCCACATCACACCGCCTTGGTGAAGTATGCGTAAAGTTAGTTCTGTACAAGTAGGCCAAGCAGGCGTTCCGGCAGAAACGGCCACACGAAACAAAAGAAACTACAAAAGGGGATGCCGGTAGCGGCATCCCCTTTTGTAAGCTCAGGCCTGCAGGCAAGGCGGTTATTTCTTCTCCACCGCCGGCACCAAGCCCAGCACTTCGCTAGTATAGCCTCTTATCTTCTCCAGCAGCTGCGGGTTATCGGCAAGCGACTGCCCGTAGGAAGGAATCATCTCCTTCATCTTCTTTTGCCACTCCTCCGTATTCAGGCGCTCCATAAAGCAGCGCTCCAGAAGCCCCAGCATGATAGACACAGCCGTAGACGCGCCAGGGGAGGCACCCAGCAAAGCAGCCAGCGTACAGTTGGCACCACTCACCACCTCTGTACCGAACTCCAGCACCCCGCCTTTTTCAGGGTCTTTTTTGATGATCTGCACCCGTTGCCCGGCAACCTCTAGCTCCCAATCCGCTGCCTTGGCATCCGGGAAGTACTGCCTCAAAGCTTCCAGCCTGTCCTCCGGCGACTGTCGCACCTGGTCGATCAGGTAGCGGGTCAGGGCCAGGTTCTTTATCCCCGCCGACAGCATGGGGCGCAGGTTGTTTGGCTTGATAGACTTCGGCAAATCAAAGAAGGAGCCTTTTTTGAGGAACTTGGTAGAGAAACCGGCATAGGGCCCGAACAGCAGCTCGCGGCGGCCATTGATGTAGCGGGTGTCCAGGTGCGGCACCGACATAGGCGGCGAGCCAACGGCAGCTTTACCGTATACTTTGGCGCGGTGGCGTTCGATCACCTCGCGGTTCGTACACTTCAGCCACTGCCCGCTTACCGGGAAGCCGCCGTAGCCCTGGCCCTCCGGAATGTCTGATTTTTCCAGCAGCGGCAGGGCTCCTCCTCCGGCACCAATAAAGACGTACCGGGCGTACACGTTCCGTTTCTCACCTGTTTTCAGGTCCTTCACCCTCACGCGCCAACGCCCGTCCTCCCGCTGGCGCAGTTTCCGAACCTCATGGCTAAAGTGCATCTTAACGCCCGCTTCCTCCTGCAGGTGCTTAAACATGCTGCGTGTCAGGGCGCCGAAGTTCACATCCGTCCCCAGGTCCATGCGCGTGGCGGCCACTTTTTCCGATGCGTCGCGCCCCTCCATAATCAGCGGCACCCACTCCTTTAGCTGCTCCCGGTCCTCGGAATAGATCATGTCGTCGAACAGGTGGCACTTTACCATGGCCTCATAGCGCTTGCGCAGGAAGTTCACATTATCCTCGCCCCACACGAAGCTCATGTGCGGTATGTTCTTAATAAACGATGTCGGCAGCTCTATAATGTTGTGCTGGATCAGGTAAGCCCAAAACTGCTTCGAGATCTCAAAGGACTCGGCAATGCGCACAGCCTTGGTCGTATCGATGGAGCCATCGGGTGTTTCGGGGGTGTAGTTCAGTTCACAGAAGGCAGAGTGGCCGGTCCCGGCGTTGTTCCAGGCATCGGAGCTTTCGGCGGCAGCTACGTCCAGCCGTTCAAAAACCTCCAGCTTAAGGTTTGGCTGCAGTTCCTTCAGCATCATGCCCAGCGTGGCGCTCATAATTCCCGCACCGATCAGCACGACATCCGGCATATTCTCTGTATCGTCTTGTTGTCTCATATTAGTTCCTCAGGTTTAAAGTACGCCCGCAAGGGCAGCAACAGCTTTAGAATAGATTACGGGAAAAAAGCCTTTTTTGATAAGAACCGGCCCAACCGCTTTGCCAGCCACGGGCACAAGCACCCAAAAGAAAGGTTAGGCTGCCGCGATGGTGGCTACGCTTACCTCTGCGGCTCCTGCCGCCAGCAAGGCCACGGCACAGGCCTCCAGCGTCGCGCCGGTGGTCATCACATCGTCCACCAGGAGCACGCGCTTGCCCTGCACCTGCTCCGGCTTTGCCACCCGAAACACCTGCTCCACATTCTGCCAGCGGTCAAAGCGGCTTTTGCGGGTTTGGGTTCCGGTGTCGGCAGTGCGGGCGAGCACCTGGCCATGGCAGGGCAGCTGCATACTTTGGCCCAGCCCGCGGGCAAAGCACTCGGACTGGTTATAGCCACGGCGGCGCTGTTTGTGCTTGTGCAGCGGCACCGGCACGATCAGGTCAAAGTGCTGGCTGTAGGCGTAGTCGGAGAGGAGGGAGCCGTAGCGCTGCCCCAGGTGCTCCCCCAGCTCCTGGGCGCCTTTGTACTTGAGTTGGTGCAGGAGCCGCTGCACCCGCCCCTTCGGTATAAAGTGCAGGTAGGAGAAGGCAAACCGCACCGGCACCTTACCCCAGAACCTGCGCTGCAAAGGGTTCAGCTCGGTTGCCCCATGCACGTGGAAATCGGTGTACGGCAGCTTTACACTACAATTGGTACAGACGTAGTGCTCACCCCGCGCCAGCGATCCGCTGCAGGCGTAGCAGCTTTCCGGGAACAGCAAACTGAGCAGGTCTTCGAACATTGGCCAGCGTGTGCGGTTTAAGGTATTCTAATGATTTTGACGTAACTTTATACTTGGACTAAATTAAAAGCCATCCATAACAAGAATACCTAACAATGAGCTTAGTAGAAGAATTCAACGACTACCGTACGCGCATGAACGAGCGCATTATGTCTTACGACAATAAAGTGATAAAGCGTTTCTTTAACCTCGACACCAACACCTACATGGAGGGTGCCCTGGATGTAAAAACGAAGGAGATGCTGGGCCTGGTGGCCTCTATGGTGCT includes:
- the msrA gene encoding peptide-methionine (S)-S-oxide reductase MsrA, yielding MEIATFGNGCFWCTEAIFQDLNGVEKVVSGYAGGQVEDPTYKQVCSGSTGHAEVLQISYDPQVISYAELLEIFWKTHDPTTLNRQGNDVGTQYRSVIFYHNEEQKQLAEKYKQELDASGAFPDPIVTTIEPMTKFWPAENYHQNYFNTHGEEPYCRFLIRPKVEKFRQVFKHKLKAEHSGS
- a CDS encoding diacylglycerol kinase, coding for MRTYFKKRYNSFKFAFQGLVSAVRSEPHMRLHLLSAVGVAAAGFAFGITKTEWCLVVGCIGLVVTAEVLNTAIETVVNLVSPEFHPLAGRAKDLAAAAVLIAAIAAAIVGLIVFLPYVLSFAELYFGAETTV
- a CDS encoding DUF6970 domain-containing protein, with amino-acid sequence MNKEQQAPSFRSSLWAVAFSACLAVAGCKPADTTASTATAAQAHPDWLTKLIGELELEMPANPPARIYSYTYNGQQVYFLTGRCCDVPSKLYDAQGNVLCEPDGGITGRGDGRCTDFFEQRQNETIVWEDKRKS
- a CDS encoding DinB family protein, giving the protein MTGNDVLKNLSEYNIWANKTMLDVFSSLPEVPANALRLQSHALNAQAIWIARITGTESPVKVWQEHNLEELKKLHESASYRIAELVANADEAEFNRLIDYTNSQGHKYSTRVLDILTHAFNHATYHRAQVATDLRKNGHTPPNTDYVTYVRELMGQVY
- a CDS encoding DUF4382 domain-containing protein encodes the protein MKKKYFFPLLLSGLMGFSSCDSDSDSDGTARMEVRMTDAPGDYAKVNVEIESVQVHKGDGDEENGWITLDEIHPGVYNLLDFANGRDTLLASAELPVGRISQIRLILGDDNSVVLKDGTEVKLKTPSGQTSGVKLQLNADLEDDVTYMVLLDFDAAKSVVPKGNGGYNLKPVVRTITKAIAGGIKGQVTPAAYKPGIYVISAANDTIGGYANENGDFLIKGVPAGTYTVKFYTEGDLHNKTVENVSVSQDQIKDLGVVELPQE
- a CDS encoding AsmA-like C-terminal region-containing protein; this translates as MKKVVIGFFIFLALLFAAAALVPLLFKDKIKQALDKEIAKNINAKVLYKTEDVSLSLLRNFPNLSLGVENLTVIGQDSFATDTLAKIPSFRMGLNLFSVFGDEVKVNSIELEEPVIRLLVLKSGKANWDIFIEDTTAATAADTAASDFNMAIKGWEVNNGTIFYDDLSIPFGFAAYNVQHTGSGDFEQDVFDMVSETTSDRVTVTFDGVNYLENAKLDADVTMAIDLEKSLYTFKDNNIRVNAFPFKFDGTILMPEEAIDFDLTFSATETDFRNVLSVVPGMYSEQFEDIKTAGKLSFDGFLKGRMIDTLMPGYGVDLKIAEGMFKYPDLPEAARNINVDMSVVSKDGTPQNTNIAVRQFHVDLGKNPIDARVLINGLDVMQVDGNVKANVDLAELTKVYPIEGLTLRGLLKVDADAKGTYSESRMPVIDADLNLINGYIKSKDFPAPIQNLNMVTNVVNTTGNTDDTRINVERFNMSLDGEPLEGRMLIVGVDKPAFDGRIKGILDLTKLTKIFPQEGMTVSGRIKADIAAKGKLSDVEAEKYNNITANGTMAINDLHFVSEELPQGMKISSANANFNNERINLQNMNGYLGKSDFAASGSVSNYLGYALADNQSLRGNFNISSNRFDVNEWMVDDEGAPADASTEGVVEVPANMDVTMNIDAKQVLYSNLKLNNVSGQVQVKDKVARLNKVTFNTLGGTFATSGSYNTQDLLRPLFDMKLDIQNLGFKEAFSAFNTVQAFAPIAKVLEGKFSTNFAFAGELGQDMVPVFQTLDGTGVIKVLRAAVRDVPIVEKISNLTNFEELRSFVVENKVIDAEIVDGKLVVKPFDMNVGNMGMTVGGSTAADGSIDYVTALNVPTGKVGQQLNASLTNLLGGQSLGNTERVTLKLNVEGTYSNPRISLAGGSVKEKATDIVKTVVEDKLNVVKQEAAERKQQLQDSVQAELNRKKLEAEQRARQELEKKRLEAEQQIKKQAADKVGGFLKGLTKPAAQPDTTKNQ
- a CDS encoding PorP/SprF family type IX secretion system membrane protein, encoding MGRGLKKLFLLYIACLSACCAAAQDVQYTQQYANRLYLNPAFAGINSGWSVALSHRKQWPALNGSFITNSLAADLRIPDSKSAISLLLQQDRTGIGGLQKLQGSLAYAYHTNISSSWSASAGLQASVASLRVNYGNLVFGDQLSDNGMVAVTSAEVNQFQPNTYVDFTVGGLVYSDQFWAGLTAAHLNKPSYGFGEQTELPLRFTAIAGYKFYARSYVEQGNLFELSFSPTATYIHQQSSKRLDLGLYTNYTPLTLGFIYKGVPVIGGTNQDQSLSVIAGLQLKQLKVGFSHDVGLKGLSREVGGTNEISLIFERRAINNLFRSRLSDKFNRNIVCPAF
- the gldJ gene encoding gliding motility lipoprotein GldJ, producing the protein MKLIKYLSAAVVGGFLLTACSKGGQPTSTNPGDYSSATGAEYGEDEEAFDVADYAEFPQGPGLIFIEGGRTVLGSMEEDIAMTRDNVERTVTVASFYMDETEVANIHWLEYLHDLKRDSLPEVYQAALPDTTVWSRQLSFNDPYVTYYLRYPGFRFFPVVGVSWLQANDFCVWRTAKVNENLAKEATGGGGRRGLFGRGGGDEAVEGEKPSIESGYVLPNYRLPTEAEWEYAAQAMIGTQYSEDENQNNRRLYPWDGHQVRNPYGKEMGKFMANFKRGRGDYAGIAGSLNDGAMITDYIYAYPPNDFGLYNMAGNVNEWVQDVYRPLSYQDVEDLNPFRRDGYLDESNNYDSSEGYHSLVNDEVRVYKGGSWKDVAYWLSPGTRRFMAQDSSTATIGFRCAMINAGSNR
- a CDS encoding DUF4265 domain-containing protein, translating into MSKNTQGHKIIFRFHSDLFGKEITETLWALEVDASQNLYQIDSIPTFAPLIATEDVVRAEFDAMEEGLLYKETVTPSGNSTIQVIRQNEDTPLLDLRKRFAELGCVSEEVNEDFFVLEVPMNVNYAVVKEVLDELEEQEEVEYAEPSLSDVHREQTGG